The DNA region CTCGACATTCACGGCAATCGCTTCCCCCTGCTTGGCGAGATAAGCTCCTTCGGTCGTCACGAACAGGGTATTGAGGTGTTGTTTCATGATTGCTTCCTGGCGGTCTCGGAAAGATTGTCCCAAGAGAACGTGTCCGATTGCGGTCCAACCGATGCCAAATGTTCGCCGAAGGTGCGATCGATCTGCGCTACGATGCCCTTCGTGCGACCCACCGCGCCCGGCATGCAAAGCGCGAGCAGCGAGCAATGATCGCATTTCGGCTCGTGCCACGCGAGCGGCGTTTGTCTCGAGGCGATCAATGCGTGCAGCCGGCGAGCGACCGACTCGGTGAGCTCTCGCATCGGGAGGTCAAACAGGACTTCGGTTCGCCTGCGCCGCCTGCCATAGAACAGGGCCCCGCGATCGATGCTCGCGTGCAGCATTTCTTCGAGGCAGATCGCTTGAGCGCAGAGCTGGACGCGGTCGGAATCGTCTTT from Pirellulales bacterium includes:
- the cas4 gene encoding CRISPR-associated protein Cas4 — translated: MFTEDELLPISALQHLLFCERQCALIHIEQIWAENRFTVEGQHFHRKAHAARPELRDGVRIARGLPLRSFRLGLVGKADIVEFGASGLITPVEYKRGRPKKDDSDRVQLCAQAICLEEMLHASIDRGALFYGRRRRRTEVLFDLPMRELTESVARRLHALIASRQTPLAWHEPKCDHCSLLALCMPGAVGRTKGIVAQIDRTFGEHLASVGPQSDTFSWDNLSETARKQS